Proteins encoded in a region of the Raphanus sativus cultivar WK10039 chromosome 8, ASM80110v3, whole genome shotgun sequence genome:
- the LOC108818829 gene encoding FBD-associated F-box protein At5g38590 isoform X1 — MDKISELPDELLVKILSSVPTKVAVSTSVLSKRWKFLWMWLTKLEYSDDEGNSFLVVRDFINKNLPLHRAPLIERLCLELWEEESTKVNHEEDIKLWVETAVSRCVRYLEVSYNVNMLPSSLFTCESLVVLKLRYLTLKDVPSTGCSLPSLKTLQLKSLTYVGVDSLQNLLSMCHHDVLEEVKVRFIEDEYPQMFTVIFPLLHKLSLSLPDCEWDIDEYEIDTPCLQHLKLKDRNQSRWLFKKNMPDLSEAYVHVESYALDSVIGVITSVKHLTVCSEVREDLYYGGHGFVFHQLEHLELCVCKDDSLNLLAQFLKDSPNLRVLDISILDCHGDIKTDDKFAWYQLSCVPECMLPSLRVFNWSRYVGRPRDRDIAVYILRNAPSLRTATFRFDADVPNLKILKMELADFPPASSTCELMFVESLI; from the exons ATGGACAAGATCAGCGAGTTACCTGATGAGCTGCTGGTGAAGATACTATCCTCTGTTCCGACAAAGGTTGCTGTCTCCACCAGCGTCTTGTCCAAACGATGGAAGTTTCTTTGGATGTGGCTGACTAAACTCGAGTACAGTGATGATGAAGGCAACTCATTCCTTGTAGTCCGAGACTTCATCAACAAGAACCTCCCCTTACACAGAGCTCCCCTCATAGAAAGGTTGTGTCTTGAGCTATGGGAGGAGGAGTCCACAAAAGTTAACCATGAAGAAGATATCAAACTCTGGGTTGAAACTGCTGTTTCTCGCTGTGTCCGTTACCTGGAAGTTTCTTATAATGTAAACATGCTTCCAAGTAGCTTGTTTACTTGCGAATCGCTCGTGGTTTTGAAGCTCAGATACTTGACTCTCAAGGATGTTCCTTCTACGGGTTGTTCTCTTCCATCTCTGAAGACTTTGCAACTCAAAAGTCTGACGTACGTAGGTGTAGACTCGCTTCAGAACCTTCTGTCTATGTGTCATCATGATGTTCTCGAAGAAGTCAAGGTGCGTTTTATCGAAGATGAGTATCCGCAAATGTTCACTGTTATCTTCCCGTTGCTGCACAAGTTGTCACTCTCTTTACCTGACTGTGAATGGGACATCGATGAGTATGAGATAGATACTCCTTGTTTGCAGCATCTCAAACTCAAGGATCGGAATCAGAGTCGTTGGTTGTTTAAGAAGAATATGCCTGATCTTAGTGAAGCGTATGTCCATGTTGAATCCTATGCTCTCGATAGTGTTATTGGAGTAATCACATCTGTCAAGCATCTCACCGTATGCTCAGAGGTCCGGGAGGATTTGTATTACGGTGGTCATGGTTTTGTGTTCCATCAGCTTGAACATCTGGAGCTGTGCGTGTGCAAAGATGATTCTCTGAATCTCCTTGCTCAGTTCCTCAAAGATTCGCCTAACTTACGAGTGTTGGACATCTCTATACTAGAT TGCCATGGAGATATAAAGACTGATGATAAGTTTGCCTGGTACCAGCTGAGCTGTGTTCCTGAATGCATGCTGCCGAGTCTACGAGTTTTCAACTGGTCAAGATACGTTGGGAGACCGCGAGATAGAGACATTGCGGTTTACATCTTGAGAAACGCACCCAGCTTAAGGACAGCAACTTTCAGGTTTGATGCAGATGTTCCGAACCTTAAGATACTCAAGATGGAGTTGGCGGATTTCCCTCCAGCTTCAAGCACATGTGAACTCATGTTTGTTGAGAGTCTAATCTGA
- the LOC108818829 gene encoding FBD-associated F-box protein At5g38590 isoform X2, with product MDKISELPDELLVKILSSVPTKVAVSTSVLSKRWKFLWMWLTKLEYSDDEGNSFLVVRDFINKNLPLHRAPLIERLCLELWEEESTKVNHEEDIKLWVETAVSRCVRYLEVSYNVNMLPSSLFTCESLVVLKLRYLTLKDVPSTGCSLPSLKTLQLKSLTYVGVDSLQNLLSMCHHDVLEEVKVRFIEDEYPQMFTVIFPLLHKLSLSLPDCEWDIDEYEIDTPCLQHLKLKDRNQSRWLFKKNMPDLSEAYVHVESYALDSVIGVITSVKHLTVCSEVREDLYYGGHGFVFHQLEHLELCVCKDDSLNLLAQFLKDSPNLRVLDISILDLSCVPECMLPSLRVFNWSRYVGRPRDRDIAVYILRNAPSLRTATFRFDADVPNLKILKMELADFPPASSTCELMFVESLI from the exons ATGGACAAGATCAGCGAGTTACCTGATGAGCTGCTGGTGAAGATACTATCCTCTGTTCCGACAAAGGTTGCTGTCTCCACCAGCGTCTTGTCCAAACGATGGAAGTTTCTTTGGATGTGGCTGACTAAACTCGAGTACAGTGATGATGAAGGCAACTCATTCCTTGTAGTCCGAGACTTCATCAACAAGAACCTCCCCTTACACAGAGCTCCCCTCATAGAAAGGTTGTGTCTTGAGCTATGGGAGGAGGAGTCCACAAAAGTTAACCATGAAGAAGATATCAAACTCTGGGTTGAAACTGCTGTTTCTCGCTGTGTCCGTTACCTGGAAGTTTCTTATAATGTAAACATGCTTCCAAGTAGCTTGTTTACTTGCGAATCGCTCGTGGTTTTGAAGCTCAGATACTTGACTCTCAAGGATGTTCCTTCTACGGGTTGTTCTCTTCCATCTCTGAAGACTTTGCAACTCAAAAGTCTGACGTACGTAGGTGTAGACTCGCTTCAGAACCTTCTGTCTATGTGTCATCATGATGTTCTCGAAGAAGTCAAGGTGCGTTTTATCGAAGATGAGTATCCGCAAATGTTCACTGTTATCTTCCCGTTGCTGCACAAGTTGTCACTCTCTTTACCTGACTGTGAATGGGACATCGATGAGTATGAGATAGATACTCCTTGTTTGCAGCATCTCAAACTCAAGGATCGGAATCAGAGTCGTTGGTTGTTTAAGAAGAATATGCCTGATCTTAGTGAAGCGTATGTCCATGTTGAATCCTATGCTCTCGATAGTGTTATTGGAGTAATCACATCTGTCAAGCATCTCACCGTATGCTCAGAGGTCCGGGAGGATTTGTATTACGGTGGTCATGGTTTTGTGTTCCATCAGCTTGAACATCTGGAGCTGTGCGTGTGCAAAGATGATTCTCTGAATCTCCTTGCTCAGTTCCTCAAAGATTCGCCTAACTTACGAGTGTTGGACATCTCTATACTAGAT CTGAGCTGTGTTCCTGAATGCATGCTGCCGAGTCTACGAGTTTTCAACTGGTCAAGATACGTTGGGAGACCGCGAGATAGAGACATTGCGGTTTACATCTTGAGAAACGCACCCAGCTTAAGGACAGCAACTTTCAGGTTTGATGCAGATGTTCCGAACCTTAAGATACTCAAGATGGAGTTGGCGGATTTCCCTCCAGCTTCAAGCACATGTGAACTCATGTTTGTTGAGAGTCTAATCTGA
- the LOC108821216 gene encoding uncharacterized protein LOC108821216 isoform X1 — protein MSPKTRLAEKKEKAGASEKKKNAAVKRKEAAAKRRAAVKKKREAAKRSETTKKKRKRDSGLDGGSSSNPTKRTRNRVRETAGSPPENEGVHSPTPDPTTPRPVSPSQPEKSPTPTHAANEAENPQQPRVTSGSSTKSPSHRVDEQNDEEIGSNNRDPNTPEVAVDNETPRTVERDMTVEADRPAGFFFNPSDYQKGCKLSSRCRQHDFLTMLNAVDKFDASEKSWFQDHPQFKHIFHMDCTSTRKMMGLWMLLLRTMHTGKGRQAWFGVNGVPVRYSIREHSLISGLYCHSYPENYQKIGSMKFARKYFKVKKTKDGKEKGLQVTEEDVKEKLQKMKFDGSGDRLRMLVLYFLARVLRGRSKANYFIEYFLLQAVEDLEFCTKFPWGRYTFEDCMKEIFHVRDHFRDGIPEEAQWPFPGFINPLEILAFECIPVLREKFREPVPNCLDGCPRMCKWRFKRTGTT, from the exons ATGTCGCCAAAAACTCGTCTCGccgagaagaaagaaaaagcgGGAGcgtcggagaagaagaagaacgccgccgtgaaaagaaaagaagcgGCAGCGAAAAGAAGAGCCGCCgttaagaaaaagagagaagcgGCGAAGAGGAGTGAGACcacaaagaagaagaggaagcgaGATAGTGGTCTGGACGGTGGGTCCTCGTCGAATCCAACCAAGAGGACTCGGAACCGTGTGAGAGAAACCGCAGGATCTCCACCGGAAAATGAAGGCGTTCATTCCCCCACACCGGACCCCACCACACCACGCCCAGTGTCTCCGAGTCAGCCAGAAAAATCGCCAACACCAACTCATGCAGCGAATGAGGCCGAGAATCCACAACAACCTCGAGTAACCTCAGGCTCTTCCACAAAGAGTCCTTCACATCGTGTAGACGAGCAGAACGATGAGGAGATTGGATCTAACAACAGAGATCCAAACACACCCGAGGTTGCCGTTGATAATGAGACGCCAAGAACG GTTGAGAGGGATATGACCGTAGAAGCTGACAGACCTGCTGGTTTTTTCTTCAATCCGAGCGACTATCAAAAGGGTTGCAAGCTCTCCTCAAGGTGCCGGCAACACGATTTCCTGACCATGCTGAACGCGGTTGATAAGTTTGATGCCTCAGAGAAGAGTTGGTTTCAGGATCATCCTCAGTTCAAGCATATATTCCACATGGATTGTACCTCAACAAGAAAAATGATGGGATTGTGGATGTTGCTACTTCGTACTATGCATACAGGAAAGGGTAGACAAGCTTGGTTTGGAGTAAACGGTGTTCCAGTTAGATACTCCATCAGGGAGCATAGCCTTATCTCTGGTTTATACTGCCACTCATATCCAGAAAACTATCAGAAGATAGGGAGCATGAAGTTTGCGAGAAAGTATTTTAAAGTGAAGAAGACAAAGGATGGGAAGGAAAAGGGTCTGCAAGTGACAGAAGAAGATGTCAAAGAGAAACTTCAGAAGATGAAGTTTGATGGTAGTGGCGATCGTCTGAGGATGTTGGTTCTTTACTTTTTGGCTAGAGTTTTAAGAGGAAGGTCAAAAGCAAATTACTTCATTGAGTATTTCCTTCTTCAAGCAGTAGAAGATCTAGAGTTTTGCACCAAATTTCCATGGGGCCGTTACACATTTGAAGATTGCATGAAAGAGATTTTTCATGTGAGGGATCATTTTCGTGATGGGATCCCAGAGGAGGCACAATGGCCATTTCCTGGGTTTATCAACCCTTTGGAG ATATTAGCATTTGAATGTATCCCTGTCCTTAGAGAAAAATTCAGAGAGCCTGTTCCAAACTGTCTTGATGGTTGTCCAAGAATGTGCAAATGGAGGTTCAAGAGGACCGGCACAACATGA
- the LOC108821216 gene encoding uncharacterized protein LOC108821216 isoform X2, with protein sequence MIYRTLGETKEIISILEPVGYELDLLYQIMDEGTFADLELKDDWDTPDIAVDSWNRILLQPGSKIFWPDLYEMDVRTREQQEEAGGEAGGEAGRERLRELEAGGNAGVEAGGEPGGEAGRERLRELELKLNKSMDDGFALRDETIRLLTARVKELEEDKIQRENWSFQVETDYVSGGRRREGEMHGDKVGDKEADKEDGEGDKEEGDEEDGDEGDKDDDEADKEEGDEEDGDKGDKDDDEADKEDGDEADKDGEDGDEVDSDDDEADKDGEDGDEVDSDDDEADKDDEDGEKQIEAEAENDGEKQIEAEKDGETAAEKLVQDTEERFDEDGDEQSTLQIMADTAERFEKAAAEKTAADKTDSQDAGERPKRVSKVSHLLRSPFTPN encoded by the exons ATGATTTATCGGACGCTAGGAGAGACAAAG GAGATTATCAGTATTTTGGAACCAGTAGGATATGAACTAGACCTTTTGTATCAAATCATGGATGAAGGGACTTTTGCAGACTTGGAGCTGAAAGATGATTGGGATACGCCAGACATAGCTGTTGACAGTTGGAACAGGATCCTACTTCAACCAGGGAGTAAAATATTCTGGCCGGATCTATATGAGATGGATGTGAGGACCCGAGAGCAACAAGAGGAAGCAGGAGGCGAGGCAGGGGGAGAGGCAGGTCgtgagagattaagagaattaGAGGCAGGGGGAAATGCAGGTGTTGAGGCAGGGGGCGAGCCAGGAGGCGAGGCAGGTCgtgagagattaagagaattaGAGTTGAAGTTGAACAAAAGCATGGATGATGGATTTGCATTGAGAGACGAAACAATTCGTCTTCTGACagcaagagtaaaggagttggaagaagacaagattcagagagaaaATTGGTCATTCCAAGTTGAAACTGATTATGTTTCAGGAGGCAGAAGAAGGGAGGGCGAGATGCATGGTGATAAGGTGGGTGATAAAGAAGCTGATAAGGAGGATGGTGAGGGTGATAAGGAGGAGGGTGATGAGGAGGATGGTGATGAGGGTGATAAGGATGATGATGAGGCTGATAAGGAGGAGGGTGATGAGGAGGATGGTGATAAGGGTGATAAGGATGATGATGAGGCTGATAAGGAGGATGGTGATGAGGCTGATAAGGACGGCGAGGATGGTGATGAGGTTgacagtgatgatgatgaggctGATAAGGACGGCGAGGATGGTGATGAGGTTgacagtgatgatgatgaggctGATAAGGACGACGAGGATGGTGAGAAGCAGATTGAGGCAGAGGCTGAGAATGATGGTGAGAAACAGATTGAGGCTGAGAAGGATGGTGAGACAGCTGCTGAGAAGTTAGTGCAAG ATACTGAAGAGAGATTTGATGAGGATGGAGATGAGCAATCTACACTTCAGATTATGGCAGACACTGCAGAGAGATTTGAGAAGGCTGCTGCGGAAAAAACTGCTGCGGACAAGACAGATTCACAGGATGCTGGTGAGAGGCCAAAGAGGGTGTCCAAGGTTTCTCATTTGTTGAGGTCTCCTTTTACGCCAAACTAA
- the LOC108820383 gene encoding 1-acyl-sn-glycerol-3-phosphate acyltransferase 3-like: MKASSSTSFSFCYASLLIRPVSISWYRRINTSVVELLWLQLIWLFDWWACIKINLYADAETLELLGKEHALVLCNHRGDIDWLIGWVTAQRSGCLGSTLAIMRKEAKYFPAGFNQLKDFPTTFWLALFVEGTRFTRENLEAAKDYASLKGVPSPRNVLIPRTKGFVSAVAHMRSFVPAIYDCTYTVHKKQSPPTFLSMFSGQPSEVNLQMRRYQMSQLPETADNIAQWLQDRFVAKDAQLENYFTTNDVFSDLDVHQICRPIKPLVLVLTWFCLLICGSFKLLQWFSMANIICFFVFFLVVEALTVRLLIQSTQSRGTVPNNLY, translated from the exons ATGAAA GCCTCATCATCAACCTCATTCAG CTTCTGTTATGCATCTTTGTTAATTCGTCCTGTCTCAATAAGTTGGTATAGAAGAATCAACACAAGTGTTGTGGAGTTACTTTGGTTGCAGCTCATATGGCTCTTTGATTGGTGGGCTTGTATCAAG ATCAATTTGTATGCTGATGCAGAGACTCTTGAACTACTTG GTAAAGAACATGCACTTGTCTTATGCAATCATAGAGGTGACATCGACTGGCTCATCGGATGGGTCACGGCTCAG CGCTCAGGTTGTCTGGGAAGTACTCTAGCAATCATGAGGAAAGAAGCTAAGTACTTTCCA gcAGGTTTTAATCAACTGAAGGACTTTCCTACAACGTTCTGGCTGGCTCTTTTTGTCGAAGGAACTCGATTCACTCGAGAAAATCTTGAAGCTGCTAAAGATTACGCATCTCTAAAAGGCGTACCATCTCCTCGCAATGTTTTGATTCCTCGCACAAAG GGATTTGTTTCAGCGGTAGCTCACATGCGCTCCTTTGTTCCTGCGATTTATGACTGCACATATACAGTTCATAAGAAACAGTCTCCACCAACATTTCTTAGTATGTTCAGCGGCCAACCATCTGAG GTGAATTTGCAGATGAGACGTTACCAAATGAGTCAACTGCCAGAAACTGCAGATAACATTGCACAGTGGTTGCAAGATCGGTTTGTCGCCAAG GACGCTCAACTTGAAAATTACTTCACAACAAATGATGTGTTCAGCGACTTGGACGTTCACCAAATTTGCCGGCCAATCAAACCATTGGTT TTGGTGTTAACTTGGTTCTGTCTCCTCATATGCGGCAGCTTCAAGCTACTTCAGTGGTTCTCCATGGCCAATATCATCtgtttctttgtctttttcttgGTGGTTGAAGCTTTAACAGTGCGACTTCTGATCCAATCCACCCAATCAAGGGGCACAGTGCCTAACAACCTCTACTAG
- the LOC130499145 gene encoding zinc finger A20 and AN1 domain-containing stress-associated protein 2 gives MDHDKTGCQSPPEGPKLCINNCGFFGSAATMNMCSKCHKTILFQQEQGAKFASAVSGSSSSSSNILKETFAAALVDPETKSVEPVVVSVQPSSVQVPAEVVAPEAAAAAKPKQGPSRCTTCNKRVGLTGFKCRCGDLFCGTHRYADIHNCSFNYHAAAQEAIAKANPVVKAEKLDKI, from the coding sequence ATGGACCACGACAAGACAGGATGCCAAAGCCCACCTGAAGGTCCCAAGCTTTGCATCAACAACTGCGGTTTCTTCGGAAGCGCTGCCACAATGAACATGTGTTCCAAGTGTCACAAGACTATCCTCTTTCAACAGGAACAGGGGGCTAAGTTTGCATCTGCAGTGTCtggttcttcatcatcatccagCAACATCTTAAAGGAAACCTTTGCCGCTGCGCTGGTTGATCCTGAAACCAAATCCGTTGAGCCGGTGGTTGTATCTGTGCAGCCATCCTCTGTTCAAGTTCCCGCAGAGGTAGTAGCTCCAGAAGCAGCAGCTGCAGCGAAACCGAAGCAAGGACCAAGCCGATGTACTACTTGCAACAAACGGGTTGGTCTGACTGGATTCAAATGTCGCTGTGGTGACCTCTTCTGCGGGACGCACCGCTATGCAGACATACATAACTGCTCCTTCAATTACCATGCCGCTGCGCAAGAAGCTATAGCTAAAGCAAACCCGGTTGTGAAGGCAGAGAAGCTTGACAAAATCTGA
- the LOC108822993 gene encoding homeobox-DDT domain protein RLT3, translating to MNAEKMNPTPPQEMDEVGRRTSRTKSKSLAAAAARVAKIPPQPIEKISCRQKLLSSQYILAKVFRKDGPSLGFQFDHLPSPRRSKGTTILQQKGEEESVARKRKVSTSEDQDCGVVVKKKQYGIGKGLMTAWRVMNPNSHDRAPTLAAQTSSPKKKKNNNKSQLASILKQKLLQKNKNKNKKSPEKKRNSINIETTTELNKDETAAFDEKCELGEVFKETCQTISILVDDEDLERQEGLVNPPLTCSCHHTSATSSGSCFLCKDHLLPKFPPNSVGMRLPFALHPWNSSPESVKKLFKVVHFLYTYSVTFDICPFTIDQFTRAFHHKDSLLLGKIHLSLLKLLLLDVETELQRGSFSSLTISCKFLALLQSVESQNLILDMWKDSLNSLTWAEILRQILVAAGFGSVKRAVQSEELSKERRLMKKYGLRLGTLKGELFRVLNERGKNGLKISELANAAAEVAALNLATASSEERERSICSTLASDITIFEKISESTYRVRVNCFSEDHESDSGEESGSVDDDESGDEIERVSESRKAKCRKRRKMLEVCSEIDESHPGEPWLLGLMEGEYSDLSIEEKLDVFMALIDLLSSGSTIRIEDLPRAMVDCVPSIYSHGSGGKIKRASSSNQYSYPRVSWVHGGGERIEELSSKSSDSQPVDSSSIVGAFTKLAGDNVHPMQSVYLGSDRRFNRYWLFLGPCNPNDPGHRCVYFESSEDGHWEVISHKEALRALLSVLDDRGRREARLIESLEKRESFLCQAMLRRIDHLVREDSSSSSPVSDIDNNNLCLNEIANDQQQAAIVFEMGSKREKSRLVQEFDEWIWDNYYLNLNAVKHSRRSYLDSLTRCKSCHDLYWRDEKHCKICHATFELDVDLEERYAIHAATCSRKNEESSDSFPDHKVLSSQLQSLKAAVYAIESAMPEDSLIGAWKKSAHRLWAKRLRRSSTLSEITQVIGDFVGAINEDWLWHFGEENALMGEIITSFPSMPRTTSAIALWLVKLDTWIAPYVVEKAQPEGNRL from the exons ATGAACGCAGAGAAAATGAATCCGACTCCTCCTCAGGAAATGGATGAAGTAGGAAGAAGAACAAGTAGGACGAAATCGAAATCCctggcggcggcggcggcgagAGTAGCCAAGATTCCTCCTCAGCCGATTGAGAAGATCAGTTGTCGTCAGAAGCTGTTGAGCTCACAGTACATTTTGGCAAAGGTTTTTAGAAAGGATGGTCCTTCACTTGGTTTCCAATTCGACCATCTTCCATCACCCCGCCGCAGCAAAGGTACTACAATTCTTCAAcagaaaggagaagaagaaagcgtGGCAAGAAAGAGAAAG GTTTCCACGAGTGAGGATCAGGATTGCGGCGTTGTTGTAAAGAAGAAACAATACGGTATTGGCAAGGGTTTGATGACAGCATGGCGGGTTATGAATCCTAATAGTCACGATAGAGCACCAACATTAGCTGCTCAAACCTCATcaccgaagaagaagaagaacaacaacaaatCACAATTAGCATCAATCCTG AAGCAGAAACTGTTGCAGAAGAATAAGAATAAGAATAAGAAGTCGCCGGAAAAGAAGAGGAATTCTATAAATATAGAG ACCACCACCGAATTAAACAAAGATGAGACGGCAGCATTTGATGAAAAATGTGAGCTTGGGGAGGTATTTAAAGAAACCTGTCAAACAATTTCGATACTTGTTGATGACGAGGATTTGGAGCGACAGGAAGGACTTGTCAATCCTCCGTTAACTTGTTCATGCCACCATACTAGTGCTACTAGTAGTGGATCTTGTTTTCTTTGCAAAG ATCATTTGTTGCCCAAGTTTCCCCCAAATTCTGTTGGCATGAGGCTGCCTTTTGCTTTGCATCCATGGAACTCTTCTCCAGAGTCTGTCAAGAAACTTTTTAAG GTTGTCCATTTCCTGTATACTTATTCAGTAACTTTTGATATATGTCCCTTCACAATTGACCAGTTCACACGCGCATTTCATCATAAG GACTCCTTGCTCCTTGGTAAAATTCATCTTTCCCTGCTCAAGTTGCTTCTGCTTGATGTTGAAACCGAGCTGCAAAGAGGATCTTTTTCATCCTTGACTATATCATGCAAGTTTCTAGCCCTGCTACAGTCG GTGGAGAGCCAAAATCTTATTCTTGATATGTGGAAGGATTCATTAAATTCTCTTACATGGGCGGAGATATTGCGTCAGATTTTGGTTGCAGCGGGTTTTGGTTCAGTAAAGCGGGCTGTTCAATCAGAGGAACTAAGTAAG GAAAGGAGACTCATGAAGAAATATGGCCTCCGTCTTGGAACATTAAAGGGTGAATTATTTAGAGTGCTTAACGAGCGAGGCAAAAATGGCTTGAAAATATCCGAGTTAGCTAATGCTGCAGCAGAg GTTGCTGCGCTGAATCTTGCAACTGCATCATCAGAAGAACGAGAGCGTTCAATATGTTCAACGCTCGCAAGTGATATTacaattttcgaaaaaatatctgaatctACATATCGTGTACGTGTTAATTGTTTCTCTGAGGACCACGAGTCTGATTCGGGCGAGGAGTCTGGAagtgttgatgatgatgaatctgGTGATGAGATCGAGCGTGTTTCAGAAAGTCGAAAGGCCAAGTGTAGGAAAAGGCGGAAGATGTTGGAAGTATGCAGTGAGATTGATGAAAGCCATCCTGGAGAACCGTGGCTGTTGGGGCTAATGGAGGGGGAATATTCAGACTTGAGCATTGAAGAGAAGTTAGATGTTTTCATGGCTTTGATTGATCTTCTTAGTTCTGGTTCCACTATTAGAATTGAG GATTTACCCAGAGCTATGGTTGACTGTGTCCCTAGTATCTACAGTCATGGTTCTGGTGGAAAAATCAAGAGAGCATCCTCTTCTAATCAGTACAGTTATCCACGCGTATCATGGGTCCATGGAGGAGGAGAGCGAATCGAAGAGCTATCTTCTAAATCGTCTGATTCTCAGCCAGTTGATTCATCATCAATTGTGGGGGCTTTTACAAAGCTCGCTGGAGATAATGTTCACCCTATGCAATCTGTATACCTTGGTTCTGACCGTAGGTTCAACAGGTACTGGCTTTTCTTAGGCCCATGCAATCCGAATGACCCTGGTCATAGGTGTGTCTACTTTGAATCTTCTGAAGATGGTCACTGGGAAGTTATCAGCCACAAGGAG GCTTTACGGGCACTGTTGTCAGTGTTGGACGATAGGGGTAGACGGGAAGCTCGGCTTATTGAGTCATTGGAGAAACGAGAAAGTTTTCTCTGTCAAGCTATGTTAAGAAGAATTGATCATTTAGTCAGAGAGGacagttcttcttcttcaccggtTTCTGATATAGACAACAACAATCTATGTCTGAATGAGATTGCCAATGATCAACAACAAGCAGCTATAGTATTTGAGATGGGAAGTAAGAGGGAGAAAAGCCGCCTTGTTCAGGAGTTTGATGAATGGATATGGGATAATTATTATCTTAATCTCAATGCTGTTAAACACAGCCGAAGATCCTACCTTGACTCACTTACTAGGTGTAAGAGTTGTCATGATTTGTATTGGAGAGATGAGAAGCACTGTAAGATTTGCCATGCTACCTTTGAGCTTGATGTAGATCTTGAAGAAAGATATGCGATTCATGCAGCCACATGCAGTAGGAAGAATGAAGAGAGTAGTGATTCATTTCCGGATCATAAAGTTCTATCTTCCCAGTTGCAATCACTAAAGGCTGCAGTGTATGCCATTGAG TCTGCAATGCCTGAAGATTCCTTGATTggtgcatggaaaaagtcagcTCATAGGTTATGGGCCAAAAGGCTTCGACGAAGCTCAACTTTGTCTGAAATTACGcag GTGATTGGCGACTTTGTTGGGGCAATCAATGAAGATTGGTTATGGCACTTTGGTGAGGAAAACGCATTAATGGGAGAAATTATAACTAGCTTCCCTTCTATGCCTCGAACAACTTCTGCGATTGCCCTCTGGTTGGTAAAACTGGATACCTGGATTGCTCCTTATGTGGTGGAAAAAGCTCAACCTGAAGGGAATCGATTGTAA